The DNA window CGCGCGGTCCATGCCGCGCGCGCCGCTCAGGTGGTGGAACTGGTAGACACGCAGGTCTCAGAAGCCTGTGTCGGAGACGACGTGGGGGTTCAAGTCCCCCCCTGAGCATGGTACGACAGCAGAAGGGGCGAGCCAGCCGGCTCGCCCCTTCGTCGTTTCAGCGACTCACCTGCCGCATCAGTGCGAGCGGCCCAGCGTCGAGGGACGCGCGTCCTCCGGCAGGTCCACCGACCCGAAGGCCTGGCGGAGCGCCGCGTTGGCCTCGTCGAGGTAGCGCGCGAGCAGCTCGCCCGCCGGCTGCAGCCCGGCGCCCCGCGCCGCGCGCACCGACCCAGCGAACACCAGCAGCACGCGTCCCAGCCGGGTGCCCGGCGTCTCGCGCGACCGCTGCTGCAGTGCGTCCCGGTAAGCCGTCAGCCGGTCGTTGAACTGCCGCTCGGCCAGCGCGGCGGCGCTCACGGCGACGGCGGGGTCCGAGAGCATGGCCTCGGACACGGCGTGGGCCACGAGCGAGCCCGTCCGGTCGTCGAGCGCGTCGCGCTGCGCGGCCAGGAGGCCGAGCGCGCGGCGGGCGTAGCGCAGCTCCCAGCGCGCGTGGTCCAGATCGCCGCCAGTCGCGGTGGTCGCGAGCCAGGCGACGTCGGACTCCGCGGGATCCGCCCAGATGGCGCGGACGTAGCCGGCCGCCTTCTGCCGGCCCTCGCGCGCCGCGCCGCCACCGAAGAGCGACGGCATGCGGTCCTCAGTCCTGGAGGATGGGGAGGCGGCGGTCGACGGCGACCGCCGTCGTGCGACGCCGGCGCTCGTGCGCCGCGGCCAGCTGCGTCGGCGCCTTGGGGCCGAGCCCCACGCGCGCCCGCACCACCATCTCGTCGTGCATCAGGTCCGACAGCCGGACGCTGTCCAGCACGTCGTCGATCCGCTTCTGCAGCATCATCCACACGGGGCGGATGGAGCAGCTGTGCGCGGCCGAGCAGCGCTCCTCCCCGACCGGATGCGTGGCGCAGTGCAGCTCGAAGGTCTCGAGCTCGGACGCCGCGATCACCTCGCGCACCGTGATCTCCTCGGCCGGGCGCGCGAGCGTATAGCCGCCGCGCGCGCCGCGGGCCGAACGGATGATCTCCGCGCGGCGCAGCCGCAGGAGGATCTGCTCGACGTAGTCCGTCGGCAGGTTCTCCTTCGTCGCGACGTCGCGGCCCGTGACGGGACCCTCGCTCGCGCGGCGGGCCAGGTGGAGGGCGCAGATCAGGCCGTATTCGGCCCAGGTGGTGATACGCACAATCGGAAGCTACCTCAAACCCATTCGGCGCTCAACGCTCGGCGCTCGGCGCTCGGCCAGTCGAACACCCTGGCCGAGCGCCGAGCGCCGAGCGCCGAAGGGGCGCGAGTCCGCGTTCGCTCCCGTCAGCCGCCCGCGACCATCGCGTGCGCGCCGCCCGGCACGCCGATCTCGGTCATCTTCCGCAGGTCGAGCACCTCGTCGATCTGCTCGGCCGGCAGGAGCTGGTCGCGCTTGACCATGTCGCGGATCAGCACCCCCTCCTTCACCGACTGCTTGCTCAGCTCCGCGGCCTTCGCGTAGCCGATGTGCGGCATGAGCGCGGTCGCGAGGGCGGCCGAGCGCTCCACCCAGTACGCGAGCATCGGCTCGTTGGCCTCGATGCCCTTCACGCACTTCTCCGTCAGCACGGTCGCCGTGCTGGTGAGGATCTGCATCGAGAGCAGGATGTTGTGCGCGATGACGGGCATCATGACGTTCAGCTCGAGCTGCCCGTGCTCGCTGGCGATGGCCACCGTGGTGTCGCATCCCATGACCTGGAAGCACACCTGGTTGACCATCTCCGGGATCGACGGGTTGATCTTGCCCGGCATGATCGAGCTGCCCGGCTGCACGGCCGGCAGCTTGATCTCGTCGATGCCCGTGCGCGGGCCCATCACCATGAGGCGCAGGTCGCTGGCGATCTTCGAGAGGTCGATCGCGAGGCCGCGCAGCGTCGCGCTGAACGCCGCCGCGTCGCCCATGCTCTGCATCAGCTGGATGCGGTCCTCGCCGACGCGCAGCTCGAGACCCGTGATGGCCTTGAGGTGCTTGTTCATCAGCTCGGGATACTCCTTCTCCACCGTCACGCCGGTGCCGACGGCCGAGCCGCCGATGCCGAGGTCGCGCAGGTAGTCCGCCGCCTCCTTCACGCGGCGCGTCGCGCGGTCCATCGAGCGCGCATAGGCCGCGAACTCCTGGCCGAGGCGGATGGGCATCGCGTCCTGCAGGTGCGTGCGGCCCGCCTTCACGATGTGGTCGAACTCGCGCCCCTTGTCGGCCAGCGCGTCGCGCAGCCCCTCGAACGCGGCGACCAGCGCCGGCAGCTGCGACAGCGCGCTGAGGCGGATGTTCGTCGGGATCGTGTCGTTGGTCGACTGCGCCATGTTGACGTGGTCGTTCGGGTGCACGGGCTTGTACTCGCCGCGCTTCCCGCCGAGGATCTCGTTGGCGCGGTTCGCCAGCACCTCGTTCGCGTTCATGTTGTGCGACGTGCCCGCGCCGGCCTGGTACGGATCGACGACGAAGTGCTCGTCGTGCTTGCGCGCCAGCACCTCGTCGGCCGCCTGCACGATCGCGTCGGCGACCTTCGCGTCCAGGCGCCCGGTCTCCTTGTGCGTCAGCGCCGCGGCCTTCTTGATCCACACCTGCGACTGCACGAACGGCCAGAGCGGCTTCAGGCCGCTGATCGGGAAGTTCTGGCGGGCGCGCAGCGTCTGCACGCCGTACAGGGCGTCGGCCGGGACCTCGAGGGGGCCGAGGGGATCCTTTTCGGTGCGGAAGGCGTCGGACATGAGAGCAGTCGTGAAGGTCGACGGAGGCGTGCGGAAGGTGCGGACGATCGATGGTGCGGTCAGCGGATCGATCAGCGCTCGCGCGTCGCGGCGACCGCGGTGAGCACGAGCGCGGCGCCGGCGGCCAGCAGGCCGGCGCCCATGAAGGCGACCGAGATCCCGTGCAGGCGCCCGAACTGCGCGCGCCGCGGGTCGGTCGTCGGCAGCGCCTCGATGGAGGGACCCATCTCGGCGCGCAGGCGCTGGATGCGCGGCGCGATGCCGAACTGCGCGACGCCGCAGGCGAGCGCGGTGAGCAGCGGCAGCACGAGGCGCGTGCGCGCGAACGCGGGGGCGACGTGCCAGCCGAGCACCGCCGCGCCCAGCCCGACGGCGAGGCCGGTGAGGAAGATGACCGGCAGCACCCGGCCCACCAGCGCGCCGGCGAGCGCGCGCGTGGGCAGCACGCTGAACGCCGCCGGCGCGACGACCGCCGCGACGAGCGCCGCGGCGCCGATCCACGCCGCGAGCAGCGCGGCCGCGGCGAGCAGACGCCCCGGCATCGCGAGGCCGACGGGGCT is part of the Roseisolibacter agri genome and encodes:
- a CDS encoding RrF2 family transcriptional regulator, translated to MRITTWAEYGLICALHLARRASEGPVTGRDVATKENLPTDYVEQILLRLRRAEIIRSARGARGGYTLARPAEEITVREVIAASELETFELHCATHPVGEERCSAAHSCSIRPVWMMLQKRIDDVLDSVRLSDLMHDEMVVRARVGLGPKAPTQLAAAHERRRRTTAVAVDRRLPILQD
- a CDS encoding aspartate ammonia-lyase, with protein sequence MSDAFRTEKDPLGPLEVPADALYGVQTLRARQNFPISGLKPLWPFVQSQVWIKKAAALTHKETGRLDAKVADAIVQAADEVLARKHDEHFVVDPYQAGAGTSHNMNANEVLANRANEILGGKRGEYKPVHPNDHVNMAQSTNDTIPTNIRLSALSQLPALVAAFEGLRDALADKGREFDHIVKAGRTHLQDAMPIRLGQEFAAYARSMDRATRRVKEAADYLRDLGIGGSAVGTGVTVEKEYPELMNKHLKAITGLELRVGEDRIQLMQSMGDAAAFSATLRGLAIDLSKIASDLRLMVMGPRTGIDEIKLPAVQPGSSIMPGKINPSIPEMVNQVCFQVMGCDTTVAIASEHGQLELNVMMPVIAHNILLSMQILTSTATVLTEKCVKGIEANEPMLAYWVERSAALATALMPHIGYAKAAELSKQSVKEGVLIRDMVKRDQLLPAEQIDEVLDLRKMTEIGVPGGAHAMVAGG
- a CDS encoding DUF4149 domain-containing protein, producing MSPVGLAMPGRLLAAAALLAAWIGAAALVAAVVAPAAFSVLPTRALAGALVGRVLPVIFLTGLAVGLGAAVLGWHVAPAFARTRLVLPLLTALACGVAQFGIAPRIQRLRAEMGPSIEALPTTDPRRAQFGRLHGISVAFMGAGLLAAGAALVLTAVAATRER